One part of the Nocardioides zeae genome encodes these proteins:
- a CDS encoding helix-turn-helix domain-containing protein — MVDGDAAPCPLARAHGLAPGLAAAYRPRVADFSRGLAEQVVETVAGFAHPTLRPVVTEAVVLAVTAFVDALAGAPVRTGELARHFDRLGRLEAAAGHDLDAMQAAHQVATQQGWTELRRRAAELAAPSALVDGLTGVLLAYQRWLHDQAVRGYVEERRAAAPRVAAEEPRTRLFAALLAGATPARLGTLAQEAGISWPPPGPLVAVVTETGQGAARAAQVAAVEPFRDDLLAGVLRGRAVLVVAQRAAADVAAALARRGRRPVALGWGGRPDEVPHGVRWAVRALRLVRSGVIPLPPDGVVRCAEHRETLWLHADEALLEQVTSDLLAPLDACKPAQRDALAETLLVWLQTRGSAPVLAEQLGVHHQTVRHRMRRLRELLGDAVDDPATASVLLPALDAERARGGARSG; from the coding sequence GTGGTCGACGGTGACGCGGCGCCGTGCCCGCTCGCGCGCGCCCACGGCCTCGCGCCGGGGCTCGCCGCGGCGTACCGGCCCCGCGTGGCCGACTTCAGCCGCGGCCTGGCCGAGCAGGTGGTCGAGACGGTCGCGGGCTTCGCCCACCCCACCCTGCGCCCGGTCGTCACCGAGGCGGTGGTGCTGGCCGTGACGGCCTTCGTCGACGCGCTCGCGGGCGCGCCGGTGCGCACCGGCGAGCTGGCGCGCCACTTCGACCGGCTCGGCCGGCTGGAGGCCGCGGCGGGCCACGACCTCGACGCCATGCAGGCCGCCCACCAGGTCGCCACCCAGCAGGGCTGGACCGAGCTGCGCCGCCGCGCCGCCGAGCTCGCGGCGCCGTCGGCGCTGGTGGACGGGCTCACCGGTGTCCTCCTCGCCTACCAGCGGTGGCTGCACGACCAGGCGGTGCGCGGGTACGTCGAGGAGCGGCGGGCCGCGGCGCCCCGGGTGGCGGCGGAGGAGCCGCGCACCCGCCTGTTCGCGGCGCTCCTCGCCGGCGCTACACCCGCGCGGCTGGGCACGCTGGCGCAGGAGGCCGGGATCTCCTGGCCGCCCCCGGGCCCGCTCGTCGCCGTCGTCACGGAGACCGGGCAGGGGGCCGCGCGTGCGGCCCAGGTCGCCGCCGTCGAACCCTTCCGTGACGACCTGCTGGCCGGTGTGCTGCGCGGGCGGGCCGTCCTCGTCGTCGCGCAGCGGGCCGCGGCGGACGTCGCCGCGGCGCTGGCGCGGCGCGGTCGACGGCCGGTGGCCCTCGGGTGGGGCGGGCGGCCCGACGAGGTGCCGCACGGGGTGCGGTGGGCCGTGCGTGCGCTCCGTCTGGTGCGCAGCGGCGTGATCCCGCTGCCGCCCGACGGGGTCGTGCGCTGCGCCGAGCACCGCGAGACGCTGTGGCTGCACGCCGACGAGGCGTTGCTGGAGCAGGTCACCTCCGACCTGCTGGCGCCGCTCGACGCCTGCAAGCCCGCCCAGCGCGACGCGCTCGCGGAGACCCTCCTCGTGTGGCTGCAGACGAGGGGCAGCGCCCCGGTGCTGGCGGAGCAGCTCGGGGTGCACCACCAGACGGTGCGCCACCGGATGCGCCGGCTGCGCGAGCTCCTCGGCGACGCGGTCGACGACCCGGCGACGGCTTCCGTGCTGCTCCCGGCCCTCGACGCGGAGCGTGCGCGCGGGGGTGCCCGGTCGGGGTGA
- a CDS encoding VanZ family protein translates to MFRQVPVLPVVVPIAALVLVGLLLHLRRRGLLDLPRASVALALAVYVAGVVANTVFPVYLDKPTSPSPWHAGLALVPFHDYEVADALMNVAVFVPIGVLASLILARPSWGRVLAVAALISLTIEVTQYVTARTLAGGHVADVDDLLWNVVGGVLGWALLRLAVRAPAVARVHDRFAWR, encoded by the coding sequence GTGTTCCGCCAGGTCCCCGTGCTCCCCGTCGTCGTGCCGATCGCTGCCCTCGTGCTCGTCGGCCTCCTCCTGCACCTGCGTCGCCGGGGCCTGCTCGACCTGCCGCGCGCGAGCGTGGCGCTCGCCCTGGCGGTGTACGTCGCGGGCGTCGTCGCGAACACGGTCTTCCCGGTCTACCTCGACAAGCCGACCTCCCCCTCGCCCTGGCACGCGGGCCTCGCCCTCGTCCCGTTCCACGACTACGAGGTGGCCGACGCGCTCATGAACGTCGCGGTGTTCGTGCCGATCGGCGTGCTCGCGTCGCTGATCCTGGCCCGTCCGTCGTGGGGCCGGGTGCTCGCGGTCGCGGCGCTCATCAGCCTGACGATCGAGGTGACGCAGTACGTCACGGCCCGCACCCTGGCCGGCGGGCACGTCGCCGACGTGGACGACCTGCTCTGGAACGTGGTGGGCGGTGTGCTCGGCTGGGCGTTGCTGCGACTGGCCGTGCGCGCACCGGCGGTGGCGCGGGTGCACGACCGGTTCGCCTGGCGCTGA
- a CDS encoding TetR/AcrR family transcriptional regulator → MSRTAGRPRRAGISRAVLDAAVELVARDGYRATSLDDIARASGVAKTTVYRRWESKGALVAAALLDRLGDLPGVTGESDLRATVAWLAGAASRPDVHALLLGVLAETTDSELRSELRAQVRAPFVAALAQGWGVDPASAATAFDLVVGTLLFRSAGSEPVEPRLVTDLTDLVVGYLVDQRRGT, encoded by the coding sequence GTGAGCAGGACCGCGGGCCGGCCCCGCCGCGCCGGCATCAGCCGCGCGGTGCTCGACGCCGCCGTCGAGCTCGTCGCGCGCGACGGCTACCGCGCCACCTCGCTCGACGACATCGCCCGCGCCTCGGGGGTCGCCAAGACGACGGTCTACCGCCGGTGGGAGTCCAAGGGCGCCCTCGTCGCCGCCGCGCTCCTCGACCGGCTGGGCGACCTGCCCGGGGTGACGGGCGAGAGCGACCTGCGCGCGACGGTGGCCTGGCTCGCCGGCGCAGCGAGCCGGCCCGACGTCCACGCCCTCCTGCTCGGCGTGCTGGCCGAGACCACCGACTCGGAGCTGCGCTCGGAGCTGCGCGCCCAGGTGCGGGCGCCGTTCGTCGCGGCGCTGGCACAGGGATGGGGGGTCGACCCCGCGTCCGCCGCGACCGCGTTCGACCTCGTGGTGGGCACGCTCCTGTTCCGCTCGGCCGGTTCCGAGCCCGTCGAGCCGAGGCTCGTCACCGACCTGACCGACCTCGTCGTCGGCTACCTGGTGGACCAGCGACGCGGTACCTGA